From Prochlorococcus marinus XMU1419, a single genomic window includes:
- a CDS encoding ATP-binding protein, which yields MTNASELIDATPSAALLIESIRDIGYSIETAISDLIDNSISANANNIYINLNDDDVENIFLEIVDDGHGMNRNELIKAMTIGAKDPRIIRDKDDLGRFGLGLKTASFSQCRKLTVESNFNDEINSFTWDLDLVREKNNWVVIDNKKDNLAPGTKIIWEKIDRADFKLSKINTNSILKNIDNHLGLVFHRFLEGINLKSEKLKIFINGSEVEPINPFNEESNATLKSAVSTFKYNNSNIYVQYFILPHEDMVTMEEWKKFEMDGGYIKNQGCYVYRCNRLIVSSTWFGIMPKLATTKLCRAKIDIGNDIDSDWKIDIKKSTAYPPKSIKNFLSELIINNIESKGRNVVNKRTQELIKDKDMKLWVPIRTKRKITYKINRKHPLVKKLLNNKENLLILKLLENSIPYQEIYGEMCDNSATVIGWLEEDKNVLNDVKQLIEIFRSDNVPEEIIKSEVEYILIRSGIQFNEESFLEILK from the coding sequence ATGACTAATGCTTCGGAATTAATTGATGCAACACCTTCTGCAGCATTACTTATCGAGAGTATAAGGGATATTGGTTATTCTATTGAAACAGCGATATCAGATTTGATTGATAATTCTATTTCAGCAAACGCAAATAATATTTATATAAATTTGAATGATGATGATGTCGAAAATATTTTTCTTGAGATTGTTGATGATGGTCATGGAATGAATCGTAATGAACTAATAAAAGCAATGACAATAGGAGCAAAAGATCCGCGCATTATTAGGGATAAAGATGATCTAGGTAGATTTGGTTTAGGACTTAAAACAGCATCATTTTCTCAATGCAGAAAACTAACTGTTGAATCAAATTTTAATGATGAAATTAATTCTTTCACATGGGATTTAGATTTAGTAAGAGAAAAAAATAATTGGGTTGTAATAGATAATAAAAAAGATAATTTAGCTCCAGGAACTAAAATTATTTGGGAAAAAATTGATAGAGCAGATTTTAAACTTAGCAAAATTAATACTAATAGTATTCTTAAAAATATTGATAATCATTTAGGTTTGGTTTTTCATAGATTCTTAGAGGGTATAAATTTAAAAAGTGAGAAATTAAAAATTTTTATAAATGGTAGCGAAGTCGAACCAATCAATCCTTTTAATGAAGAAAGTAATGCAACTTTAAAATCTGCTGTAAGTACATTTAAATATAATAATTCTAATATTTATGTACAATATTTCATTCTTCCACACGAAGATATGGTCACAATGGAGGAGTGGAAAAAATTTGAGATGGATGGCGGATATATTAAGAATCAGGGTTGTTATGTATATAGATGTAATAGATTAATTGTTTCTTCTACTTGGTTTGGCATTATGCCGAAATTAGCAACAACCAAACTTTGTCGAGCCAAAATTGATATTGGAAATGATATTGACTCAGATTGGAAGATAGATATAAAAAAAAGTACCGCTTATCCTCCAAAATCAATAAAGAATTTTTTAAGTGAGTTAATAATTAATAATATCGAAAGCAAGGGTAGAAATGTAGTAAATAAAAGAACTCAAGAACTCATAAAAGATAAAGATATGAAGCTTTGGGTTCCCATCAGAACAAAAAGAAAAATTACTTATAAAATAAATAGAAAACATCCCTTAGTAAAAAAACTTTTAAATAATAAAGAAAATTTATTGATCTTAAAACTTCTTGAAAACTCAATTCCTTATCAGGAGATCTATGGAGAGATGTGTGATAATTCAGCAACTGTTATTGGATGGTTAGAGGAAGATAAAAACGTACTAAATGATGTAAAACAACTTATTGAAATTTTTAGATCTGATAATGTTCCAGAAGAAATAATCAAATCTGAAGTTGAATATATTTTAATAAGATCAGGAATTCAGTTTAATGAAGAAAGCTTTTTAGAGATTTTAAAATGA
- a CDS encoding Z1 domain-containing protein: MNETFRLIKNQARSSTKRFIDANHNMPENKIRKKIDQLVVQLAKINSIELTNSEKEEIIQAVALEIVGTMEDASNIFNIDKFDHWLDNVKSDFDNKYWEDYHFHLFQKPYYTTGPNGTLTKMGNSIEFILSMLANPNGEPSSRKGMVVGNVQSGKTSHYIGLISKAADAGYKVVIVITGMLEDLRKQTQTRTEEGFLAKDVQTGESVGVGLERLRLSSQMPNCVTTREKDFTKSLAVSSGYTVESFKEAFVLVIKKNASILRNLNEWIEDDLQRIGRTQVDTSVLIIDDEADNASINTKANSSKSRRRRKLDEVEDNANYEPSRINGQIRSLIKKFEICSYVAYTATPFANIFISPKTKDEMYREDLFPRHFVQYINPPDNYFGPSRIFLDKEFPNFLKIIPESEIDGTTINSIPLKHKKDFSIEKISPKLEESINSFFISSTVKKLEGFEKDHTSMLINASTFTLVQISIKRATDFYVKNLAKALKYRRKEEIQILKTLWEKDYVDYHDKYEWSDIENLIYKIVDLTKVIVINRSKESEKLDYENWPSGRTLIVVGGFSLSRGLTLEGLIVSYFVRNSKMYDSILQMGRWFGYRDGYENLCRLYLPSFSIKDFEHISESVEELAEDIQYMQSQGRTPLEFALRVRADAYDKKLKITSRNKMGAGEKRLRSFSYSGKLVQNYAFDRDTISHNWNVVESSILEIIKSESNQFSRKKNQYVLFKNIPGQFISSLTEEYKFSDDNSTINKQTLLSYIKKRLSFELNNWDIIIDSNLLDNKKETIDFAGISIAPVGRSVSVYVGNKYENLEFDLEKLVYLSPPRSRNICTPDISLISYEDIQINEAEDIKKEQKKRIRTINLLANIHKKPALIITLCKPTYKEEYLLNKDDEDKKNQVQKLISEMPYVASLSYLFPRSDVAEELIEVFVNADVDDLYGEDLDYEDYYGDD; this comes from the coding sequence ATGAATGAAACTTTTCGATTAATAAAGAATCAGGCTAGAAGCTCAACAAAGAGATTTATAGATGCAAATCATAATATGCCTGAAAATAAAATTAGAAAAAAAATAGATCAACTTGTCGTACAACTTGCAAAAATAAATAGCATTGAATTAACAAATTCAGAAAAGGAAGAAATTATTCAGGCAGTAGCTCTAGAAATTGTTGGGACAATGGAAGATGCAAGTAATATTTTCAATATTGATAAGTTTGACCACTGGTTAGACAATGTTAAATCGGATTTTGATAATAAATACTGGGAAGATTATCATTTTCATTTGTTCCAAAAACCTTATTACACAACTGGGCCAAATGGTACTTTAACCAAAATGGGAAATAGCATTGAATTTATTCTCTCTATGTTGGCTAATCCTAATGGCGAGCCTAGTTCTAGAAAGGGAATGGTTGTTGGTAATGTGCAATCTGGGAAAACATCTCATTATATAGGGCTTATATCAAAAGCTGCAGATGCTGGTTACAAGGTAGTTATTGTTATTACTGGTATGTTAGAGGATCTTAGAAAACAAACTCAAACAAGAACTGAAGAAGGATTTTTAGCTAAGGATGTCCAAACAGGAGAGTCTGTTGGTGTTGGACTTGAAAGATTAAGACTTAGTTCTCAAATGCCTAATTGTGTCACTACTAGAGAAAAAGATTTTACCAAAAGTCTTGCGGTGAGCAGTGGATATACAGTTGAAAGTTTTAAAGAGGCATTTGTATTAGTAATTAAGAAAAATGCTTCAATTTTAAGAAATCTAAATGAGTGGATTGAGGATGATCTCCAAAGAATTGGAAGGACACAAGTAGATACATCTGTTCTAATTATTGATGATGAAGCTGATAATGCATCAATAAATACAAAAGCAAATTCTAGTAAATCCAGAAGAAGGAGAAAGCTTGACGAAGTTGAGGATAATGCAAATTATGAACCTTCTAGAATCAATGGTCAGATAAGAAGCTTGATTAAAAAATTCGAAATTTGTTCTTATGTTGCTTATACTGCTACGCCATTTGCAAATATTTTTATTAGCCCTAAAACAAAAGATGAGATGTACAGAGAGGATTTATTTCCGAGACACTTTGTTCAATATATAAATCCTCCTGATAATTATTTTGGACCATCAAGAATCTTTTTAGATAAGGAATTTCCAAATTTTTTGAAAATTATTCCAGAATCTGAAATCGACGGAACAACTATAAATTCAATTCCGTTGAAACATAAAAAGGATTTTTCAATCGAAAAAATATCGCCAAAATTAGAAGAATCAATTAATAGTTTCTTTATATCTTCTACTGTTAAAAAATTGGAGGGTTTTGAAAAAGATCATACTTCAATGCTTATTAATGCTTCTACATTTACTCTTGTTCAAATTTCTATTAAAAGAGCTACTGATTTCTATGTGAAAAATTTAGCAAAAGCATTAAAGTATCGTCGTAAAGAAGAAATTCAAATATTAAAAACTTTATGGGAAAAAGATTATGTTGATTATCACGATAAATATGAATGGAGTGATATAGAAAATCTTATATATAAAATTGTAGATCTAACAAAAGTAATAGTTATTAACAGATCTAAGGAATCTGAAAAATTAGATTATGAAAATTGGCCTTCTGGTAGAACCCTTATTGTTGTAGGTGGTTTTTCTTTATCTAGAGGATTAACTTTAGAGGGTTTAATTGTTTCCTATTTTGTAAGAAATTCAAAAATGTATGATTCTATTTTGCAAATGGGAAGATGGTTTGGATATAGAGATGGTTATGAAAATCTTTGTAGATTATATTTGCCATCTTTTTCGATAAAAGATTTTGAACATATTTCAGAGTCAGTTGAGGAACTAGCTGAAGATATTCAGTATATGCAAAGTCAGGGAAGAACGCCTTTGGAATTTGCTCTAAGGGTTAGGGCTGATGCATATGATAAAAAACTAAAGATCACCTCAAGAAATAAGATGGGTGCAGGGGAAAAGCGATTGAGGTCTTTTTCTTATAGTGGCAAATTAGTTCAAAACTATGCTTTTGACAGGGATACTATTTCTCATAATTGGAATGTTGTTGAAAGTTCAATTTTAGAAATTATCAAATCCGAATCAAATCAATTTTCGAGAAAGAAAAATCAATATGTTTTGTTCAAAAATATTCCAGGTCAATTTATTTCTTCGCTAACAGAGGAATATAAATTTTCTGATGATAATTCGACAATAAATAAGCAAACTTTGCTTAGTTATATCAAAAAAAGACTTTCATTTGAATTGAATAATTGGGATATAATAATAGATTCAAATTTATTAGATAATAAAAAAGAAACTATTGATTTCGCAGGAATTTCAATTGCCCCTGTGGGAAGAAGTGTTTCTGTTTATGTTGGTAATAAATACGAAAATCTTGAGTTTGATTTGGAGAAGTTAGTTTATTTATCACCGCCGAGGAGTCGTAATATTTGCACTCCTGATATCTCCTTAATTTCATATGAAGACATCCAAATTAATGAGGCTGAAGATATAAAGAAGGAGCAGAAGAAAAGAATTAGAACAATAAATTTATTGGCAAATATACATAAGAAACCTGCTTTAATAATTACTCTCTGTAAGCCTACTTATAAAGAGGAATATTTGCTAAATAAAGATGATGAAGATAAAAAAAATCAAGTCCAAAAATTAATATCTGAAATGCCATATGTTGCAAGTTTAAGTTACTTATTTCCGCGTTCCGATGTTGCAGAAGAATTAATTGAAGTCTTTGTAAATGCGGATGTTGATGATTTATATGGAGAAGATCTTGATTATGAAGATTATTATGGTGATGATTAA
- a CDS encoding PD-(D/E)XK motif protein — MINFWQGLWDQKVPKGDLKYASISLALNSPWMIKATKDDKGRIGFQLIAEKTKMNDQIYKRKLLKTSQVSVTFVDKKTLYIRLEDIDAKEEFNEYAESIIIKAAQASSEIEMIEIAISKSLKWFNFLKPINERKLKPFQQQGLIAELLFLKKIVNKIGLSDALNSWCGQESFDKDFILGKLGVEIKAKQSGKIKVTISSSSQLDLQGLEKLILNVYSINSASSLDKNAFNLDQLVSEIYELFSSEINLKYLFQDKLDEANYDFDHDYSDRFWIDLEENQFYNVTEKFPSITSENINVKSISNVSYDINLNTIKEFKITAEEFEKLI; from the coding sequence ATGATTAATTTTTGGCAAGGCTTATGGGATCAAAAAGTTCCCAAAGGTGATCTCAAATATGCCTCTATTTCATTAGCTCTAAATTCTCCTTGGATGATAAAGGCTACTAAAGATGATAAGGGGAGAATAGGATTTCAATTAATTGCAGAAAAAACTAAAATGAATGATCAGATATATAAACGTAAGTTATTGAAAACTTCTCAAGTTTCTGTAACCTTTGTAGATAAAAAAACTCTATATATAAGATTGGAAGATATAGACGCAAAAGAAGAATTTAATGAATACGCAGAGAGCATAATAATCAAAGCAGCACAGGCATCATCAGAAATTGAAATGATAGAAATTGCTATTTCTAAATCCTTAAAATGGTTTAATTTTTTAAAGCCTATTAATGAAAGAAAATTAAAACCATTTCAGCAACAGGGACTAATAGCAGAACTATTATTTCTAAAAAAAATCGTCAATAAAATTGGTTTATCTGATGCGCTTAATTCTTGGTGTGGTCAAGAAAGTTTTGACAAAGATTTTATTTTAGGAAAATTAGGTGTAGAAATTAAAGCTAAACAATCCGGAAAAATAAAAGTAACAATTTCATCATCATCTCAACTAGATTTACAAGGTCTTGAAAAGCTTATATTGAACGTTTATAGCATTAATAGTGCATCCTCACTCGATAAAAATGCTTTTAATCTTGATCAACTAGTTTCTGAGATTTATGAGTTATTTTCTTCAGAAATAAATTTAAAGTACTTGTTCCAGGATAAATTAGATGAGGCTAATTATGACTTTGACCATGACTATTCTGATAGGTTTTGGATAGATTTAGAAGAAAATCAATTTTATAACGTCACAGAAAAATTCCCATCAATTACATCAGAAAATATTAATGTAAAATCAATTTCTAATGTTTCTTATGATATCAATTTAAATACAATTAAAGAATTTAAAATAACTGCAGAGGAATTTGAAAAATTAATATAA
- a CDS encoding AIPR family protein — translation MEDFLVDLNNEIYLQSASNGETTQDTFFEIISELLIDDGVCKEAQIVNDWNNDKTGIQINGYGGDPFNDENVLTIFLVTFSASNEIVGINMAELSSLIKRGANYINKIRNNEFVSSLEKTSSMFLVSQFLSRRITDVEKFRFVVLTNKLLKVRSEQIDTPTINDKNSEAEIWDLDRIKRLYEGKNTQEDIVIDLKNDLKECIPVLRADLSSVNYLSYLAVISGDLLARIYEQWGNRLLERNVRVFLQARGKVNKDIRDTIENRPQMFFAFNNGITATADEVKLETLNNARVITEIKNLQIVNGGQTTSSIYAAFKKDGVSLKEVFVQMKLSEIKEKSMADEIVPEISRCANSQNKVKSPDFSSTHPFHRQIEKLSRRIYAPTTNNQIKPSKWFYERTRGQYLDNKSKFKGAEKKRFENEYPKDQYFLKTDLARYINAWDQIPTIVSKGPEKNFTYFTGLIEKNWEKNSDKYNDFYFKNLIGKAILWNKIKKLASKKNGILNYGTNVTIYAISKISYDIPQRLEFDFVKVWNSQSIRPDFENCLLDLVQFLYQIINNPPPDQNSIPSEFAKAQKCWEIIKESKFPWNKSIEYYLISKEALKKEESSSKKVKKLTNDLELEILVAKKNGTFWRSLDDWIFANSSMIKITGTEAKLLKDSRGIHKTFFPNTFECKRLINLYQRAKEIGFPGEFDLN, via the coding sequence ATGGAAGATTTCTTAGTTGATTTAAATAATGAAATTTATTTACAGTCAGCTTCTAATGGTGAGACTACTCAAGATACATTTTTTGAAATTATTTCAGAATTATTAATTGATGATGGTGTATGTAAAGAGGCTCAAATAGTAAATGATTGGAATAATGATAAAACTGGAATTCAGATTAATGGTTATGGAGGAGATCCATTCAATGACGAAAATGTACTAACAATTTTTTTGGTAACTTTCAGTGCAAGTAATGAAATAGTTGGCATAAATATGGCGGAATTGTCATCCCTCATTAAAAGAGGTGCAAACTATATTAATAAAATTAGAAATAATGAATTTGTATCTTCTCTTGAAAAGACATCAAGTATGTTTTTAGTATCCCAATTCTTATCAAGAAGAATTACTGATGTTGAAAAATTTAGATTTGTAGTATTAACAAATAAATTATTAAAAGTTAGATCAGAACAAATTGATACACCTACTATAAATGATAAAAATTCTGAAGCTGAAATTTGGGATTTAGATAGGATAAAAAGACTTTATGAGGGAAAAAATACACAAGAAGATATAGTTATAGATCTAAAAAATGACTTAAAAGAGTGCATTCCTGTCCTCAGAGCTGATCTTTCATCTGTAAATTATCTATCTTATCTTGCTGTAATAAGTGGCGATTTATTAGCAAGGATATATGAGCAATGGGGTAATAGATTATTAGAAAGAAATGTCAGAGTTTTTTTACAGGCTAGGGGAAAAGTTAATAAAGATATAAGAGATACTATTGAAAACCGGCCACAAATGTTTTTTGCTTTCAATAATGGGATAACTGCTACAGCTGATGAAGTAAAGTTGGAGACTCTAAATAATGCAAGAGTAATAACTGAAATTAAAAATTTGCAAATAGTTAATGGAGGACAAACTACTTCTTCAATTTATGCAGCCTTTAAAAAAGATGGTGTATCGCTTAAAGAAGTTTTTGTTCAAATGAAGTTGTCAGAAATAAAAGAGAAATCAATGGCTGATGAGATTGTTCCTGAAATTTCAAGATGTGCGAATAGTCAAAATAAGGTTAAGTCTCCAGATTTTTCTTCAACACATCCTTTTCATAGGCAAATTGAAAAACTATCTAGGAGAATATATGCGCCAACAACCAATAATCAAATAAAACCAAGTAAATGGTTTTATGAAAGAACTAGGGGACAATACTTGGATAATAAAAGTAAATTTAAAGGTGCTGAAAAAAAGAGATTTGAGAATGAATATCCTAAAGATCAATATTTCCTTAAAACAGATTTAGCTAGATATATCAATGCATGGGATCAGATTCCCACAATTGTAAGTAAAGGTCCAGAGAAGAATTTTACATATTTTACCGGTTTAATTGAAAAAAATTGGGAGAAGAATTCTGACAAATATAACGACTTTTATTTTAAGAATCTCATTGGTAAGGCTATTTTATGGAATAAAATTAAGAAATTGGCTTCCAAGAAAAATGGCATCCTAAATTATGGAACAAATGTCACAATTTATGCAATTTCGAAGATTTCGTATGATATCCCACAGAGACTAGAATTTGATTTTGTAAAGGTTTGGAATAGTCAGTCAATAAGACCAGATTTTGAAAATTGTTTATTAGATTTAGTTCAATTTCTTTATCAAATTATTAATAATCCACCTCCAGATCAAAATTCAATTCCATCAGAATTTGCAAAAGCTCAAAAATGTTGGGAAATAATTAAAGAATCAAAATTTCCTTGGAACAAATCTATTGAATATTATTTAATATCGAAAGAAGCATTGAAGAAGGAAGAAAGTTCTTCAAAAAAAGTTAAAAAATTAACAAATGATTTGGAACTGGAAATATTAGTAGCCAAAAAAAATGGCACGTTTTGGAGATCTTTAGATGATTGGATTTTCGCGAACTCTAGTATGATCAAAATAACAGGAACTGAAGCAAAATTATTGAAAGATTCTAGAGGTATACATAAAACTTTTTTCCCGAATACTTTTGAGTGTAAGCGATTAATTAATCTATATCAAAGAGCTAAGGAAATAGGTTTTCCTGGAGAATTTGATTTGAATTAG
- a CDS encoding site-specific integrase — protein sequence MHRSAENEKYPLRVTAESWLEDIPLIALQIRHFAVWRDERLLKVKPNTVMRELRILRVLIDWARDERGAEIKDNPARHLRVRGTGDARAPFFTDQDEKRLLYELSQMSNPNHLRLTKLALTTGFRRSELLSLTWRNIDLKKRIIYIHRKNCAATDNSSAPRLVPLQGKAKKILEELSERHGKIIDLTKGAARHGFDKARKRAGLETLRFHDLRHIAISRMWSYGMNALEISACSGHRDIKMLMRYSHYRLTY from the coding sequence ATGCACCGCAGTGCGGAGAATGAGAAATATCCACTGAGGGTGACTGCAGAAAGCTGGCTTGAAGATATTCCACTAATTGCTCTGCAGATAAGACATTTTGCAGTATGGCGAGATGAAAGATTACTGAAAGTGAAACCAAATACAGTGATGCGGGAACTGAGGATTTTGAGAGTATTGATTGACTGGGCAAGAGATGAAAGAGGAGCGGAAATAAAAGATAACCCCGCAAGGCATCTGAGAGTGAGGGGGACCGGAGATGCAAGGGCTCCATTTTTCACTGATCAAGACGAGAAAAGACTTCTATATGAACTGTCTCAGATGTCCAACCCAAATCATCTGAGACTCACAAAGCTTGCCCTGACAACTGGCTTCCGCCGCTCCGAACTTCTGAGCCTGACCTGGAGAAATATAGATCTCAAGAAAAGAATAATCTATATACATAGAAAGAATTGTGCCGCCACGGATAATTCTTCAGCACCGAGACTTGTTCCTCTTCAAGGTAAAGCCAAAAAGATTCTGGAAGAATTATCAGAAAGGCATGGAAAAATTATTGATCTTACAAAAGGTGCGGCCAGGCATGGATTCGATAAAGCCAGAAAAAGGGCTGGGCTTGAAACTCTCAGATTTCATGATTTAAGGCATATAGCAATCAGCCGAATGTGGAGTTATGGAATGAATGCTCTGGAAATAAGTGCCTGCAGTGGGCACAGAGATATAAAAATGTTGATGAGATATAGTCATTATCGACTAACTTATTAG
- the aroQ gene encoding type II 3-dehydroquinate dehydratase yields the protein MNILLINGPNLNLLGTREPEIYGNKTLSDIEKDLTKVAKEKSINLECFQSNHEGEIVDKIQESVKTIQGILINAGAFTHTSISIRDALIGSKIPFVELHISNIFSREDFRKESFLTDKAIGIISGFGISSYSLALEGIIEYLSSKD from the coding sequence ATGAATATCTTATTGATAAATGGACCGAATCTAAATCTTTTGGGAACTAGAGAACCAGAAATATACGGTAATAAAACATTGAGTGATATAGAAAAAGATTTAACTAAAGTTGCTAAAGAAAAAAGTATTAATCTTGAATGTTTTCAAAGTAATCACGAAGGAGAAATAGTAGATAAAATACAGGAGTCTGTAAAAACTATCCAAGGTATTCTTATAAATGCTGGCGCTTTTACTCATACCTCGATTTCTATTCGTGATGCTTTAATTGGATCAAAAATTCCGTTTGTAGAGTTACATATTTCAAATATTTTCAGTAGAGAAGATTTTCGTAAAGAATCTTTTCTTACAGATAAAGCTATAGGAATTATTAGTGGATTTGGCATATCAAGTTATTCCTTAGCTCTTGAAGGAATTATTGAATATTTAAGTAGTAAAGATTAA
- a CDS encoding tRNA-(ms[2]io[6]A)-hydroxylase: MLVDFKRPTSHIKYLSSFTSDEWIKLALSNPIDILIDHAHCERKAAGVAIQLMFRYPSEPNLAEVLSPIAREELEHFEKILYFLKDLGHSLESLKPPPYGAELSKNIRKEEPNRMLDSFLIAGLIEARSHERLSLLALNSEDKSFQYLYESLLESEARHFGVYWKLAQTKFSKNQTLKRLEELSEIESSILAETFVLPRVHS, translated from the coding sequence ATGCTAGTCGATTTCAAAAGACCCACTTCTCATATTAAATATTTATCGTCATTTACCTCAGATGAGTGGATCAAACTCGCATTATCCAATCCAATCGATATTCTTATTGACCATGCTCATTGTGAAAGAAAAGCAGCAGGAGTAGCTATTCAATTGATGTTTAGATATCCATCAGAACCAAATCTAGCAGAAGTTCTAAGTCCAATAGCGAGAGAGGAATTAGAGCATTTTGAAAAAATACTTTATTTTTTAAAGGACCTTGGACATTCTCTTGAGTCCTTAAAACCGCCTCCATATGGAGCTGAATTGTCCAAGAATATAAGAAAGGAAGAGCCCAATAGAATGCTTGATAGTTTCTTAATAGCAGGACTTATTGAAGCAAGAAGTCATGAAAGATTAAGCTTGCTTGCGCTGAATTCTGAAGATAAATCGTTTCAATACCTTTATGAGTCTCTGCTTGAGAGTGAGGCAAGACATTTTGGAGTTTACTGGAAACTAGCGCAAACTAAATTCTCTAAAAATCAAACTTTAAAAAGGTTAGAGGAATTGTCTGAAATTGAATCATCTATACTAGCTGAAACTTTTGTATTGCCAAGGGTACATAGCTAA
- the cobI gene encoding precorrin-2 C(20)-methyltransferase, with translation MIINKFLSLLNRYKTDLPTFTIVGVGPGDPSLLTIAAVDAIKKAKVIVYPISDDNKKSFAAEIVKKYTKFKKNIPIIFPMARKDFDPDEIWSNAVEKIVKFIQNGESVVLLCLGDTSLFASSSNILRLIKNNHAEIITKTIPGISSISAAAALNDFDLVKKGETLIIKECPSSGSELTTLIMESKANKTVLAIMKVGKRWNLVREILKKEDILNTSLIALSVGMPDQIIQYASQYKKEFMPYFSLILIRFD, from the coding sequence ATGATAATAAACAAGTTCTTAAGTTTACTTAATCGATATAAAACTGATTTGCCAACATTTACCATCGTTGGTGTAGGCCCTGGAGATCCATCGCTTTTAACAATTGCTGCTGTGGATGCAATAAAAAAAGCGAAAGTTATAGTTTACCCAATATCAGATGATAATAAAAAGAGTTTCGCTGCGGAAATCGTCAAGAAGTACACCAAATTTAAAAAAAATATTCCTATCATCTTTCCAATGGCTAGGAAGGATTTTGATCCAGATGAAATATGGTCTAATGCTGTAGAAAAAATTGTGAAATTTATACAAAATGGCGAATCAGTTGTTTTACTTTGTCTTGGAGATACTTCACTATTTGCAAGTTCTTCTAATATTTTGAGGTTAATAAAAAATAATCATGCTGAAATTATTACCAAAACAATACCTGGTATTTCCTCTATTTCAGCAGCAGCAGCTTTAAATGATTTTGATTTGGTAAAAAAAGGCGAGACATTGATCATCAAAGAATGCCCTTCTTCAGGATCTGAATTAACAACCCTAATTATGGAAAGTAAGGCAAATAAAACGGTATTGGCAATTATGAAAGTTGGCAAAAGATGGAATTTAGTCAGGGAAATTTTAAAAAAAGAGGATATCCTCAATACATCATTAATAGCTTTAAGTGTTGGGATGCCTGATCAAATTATTCAATATGCATCACAATATAAAAAGGAATTTATGCCTTATTTCTCTTTGATTTTGATAAGGTTCGATTAA
- a CDS encoding DUF1823 family protein, protein MYKKEKLVENQFTWPICKDLLFLVLEDRVSDIFVCELVWERLFYTKELSINDWAFSALTPSYWSEKFEKAPQIISERPASVHLTRSIPKEYKQGLKNFLNFKGYKINELYPRRTRRATAVNWLLYWAIENDCFSKDSGLLPSPSSPPVNPVKGHFGDPEIK, encoded by the coding sequence ATGTATAAAAAAGAAAAATTAGTTGAAAATCAATTTACATGGCCAATATGTAAGGATCTTTTATTTCTTGTTCTCGAAGATAGGGTTAGTGATATTTTTGTTTGTGAATTGGTTTGGGAAAGACTTTTTTATACTAAAGAACTCTCTATAAATGATTGGGCCTTTAGCGCATTAACTCCTTCCTATTGGTCAGAAAAATTTGAAAAAGCTCCTCAAATCATTTCAGAGCGACCAGCCTCAGTACATTTGACTCGATCAATTCCAAAAGAATATAAACAAGGATTAAAAAATTTTCTCAATTTTAAAGGTTATAAGATTAATGAACTCTATCCAAGAAGAACTAGAAGAGCGACGGCAGTAAATTGGTTGCTTTATTGGGCGATTGAAAATGATTGTTTTTCAAAAGATAGTGGATTATTGCCAAGTCCTAGTTCGCCACCTGTTAATCCAGTTAAAGGACATTTTGGCGATCCAGAAATTAAATAA